Proteins encoded in a region of the Stieleria neptunia genome:
- a CDS encoding polysaccharide biosynthesis/export family protein, with the protein MQRSVYQVLLVLAALLTTASAGCAPLGLSLYPSNSTLTTEAKTVLEASRIPHSIPRENAKSALPLHSLQPGDALLIEPVNQDRDLRLPADQSVLADGTVDLGPYGRVIVVGRNLEQAEALIERQITDQIRRQISACKPFTSPDVKESLSQPSLPDDCDTIAINVRLLEPVHRFYVFGEVNAPGSFPLTGSETVLDAIVSAGGLTSSANPCQILLARPTDPGECRVTLPVCYREIVQMGNTATNYQLQPGDRVFVAARSCMDELMFWRASQTCSRCSGCNRASRHPEHSTAKPMAMVDQTMISPGSVGWTRLTDDPLRPSDLMNLNEVNTRFEPQFGKSLDDPLPGEPADAKAGNSDVDGELEFAPLSE; encoded by the coding sequence ATGCAACGATCTGTTTACCAAGTTCTGCTTGTACTGGCAGCTCTGTTGACGACCGCAAGTGCCGGATGCGCACCCTTGGGGCTTTCACTCTATCCTTCCAACTCGACGTTGACGACGGAAGCCAAAACTGTTCTCGAAGCCTCACGCATCCCGCACAGCATCCCGCGAGAGAACGCCAAGAGCGCGTTGCCGCTACATTCGCTTCAACCGGGCGATGCACTGTTGATTGAACCGGTCAATCAGGATCGCGATCTGCGTTTACCGGCCGATCAATCGGTGCTCGCCGACGGCACGGTCGATCTCGGTCCCTACGGCCGCGTCATCGTTGTCGGCAGGAATCTGGAACAGGCCGAGGCGTTGATCGAGAGACAGATCACCGACCAGATCCGCCGACAGATCTCGGCCTGTAAACCGTTTACAAGCCCCGACGTCAAGGAATCACTCTCTCAACCTTCGCTTCCCGACGACTGCGACACGATCGCCATCAACGTCAGACTGCTTGAACCGGTTCATCGTTTTTATGTCTTTGGTGAAGTCAACGCGCCCGGCTCCTTTCCGTTGACAGGATCAGAAACGGTGCTCGATGCGATCGTCAGCGCCGGTGGGCTGACGTCCAGCGCCAACCCGTGTCAGATCCTGCTGGCCCGACCGACGGATCCCGGTGAGTGCCGCGTCACACTGCCGGTGTGCTATCGCGAGATCGTTCAGATGGGGAACACGGCAACGAACTATCAGCTGCAGCCCGGTGACCGCGTCTTCGTCGCCGCACGATCTTGCATGGACGAACTCATGTTCTGGCGGGCAAGCCAAACGTGTTCCCGTTGCTCAGGCTGCAACCGGGCAAGTCGACACCCAGAACATTCGACGGCCAAACCGATGGCGATGGTCGACCAGACGATGATCTCACCCGGCAGCGTGGGCTGGACGCGATTGACGGACGATCCGCTCCGACCGAGTGACCTGATGAACCTGAATGAAGTCAACACTCGGTTTGAACCTCAGTTTGGCAAGTCTCTCGACGACCCTCTGCCCGGCGAACCGGCGGACGCCAAAGCTGGCAATTCCGACGTCGATGGCGAATTAGAGTTCGCGCCACTGTCGGAGTGA
- a CDS encoding AsmA-like C-terminal region-containing protein: protein MASQRSLSAQTPVAAAPQLVQKADAKTGRYWTTRWEFENVDIDKLAGRLKSIGIDLGLQLRGTATVKLDVGIPLTSLRDGAAYRFDGTLTSPGLVIDDVELKDFETSVSYRNGLATLTRLKSSVVAPDRKSSGTVQGGGSLQLVPRGDATADLKINNIALSPISDLIAKFLPSQNDLLPDAGRLSGDIRFRAPIDRISEMESYELAGKVNGQGLKLASLPPADVKIDNLTMEDGRLKFSGFDLIASSSNVGQSDIRLIGRGDVPLGGEGAFSFELAGDDLPLGAIARLSSRSTQRTTPAVVDGKLDFRVRGAGVLAPEMEASTWKIDGSVASPSLQVAGVDLGVLEHTLRFTPNQFDVLPRRDEATLPPSFTLVKIRSKYSITSESLTLQSLSATAFGGQISGTATLPRQGQGDLVAVLSFADIRPNVRIPVFGKVSPIATATIAGNIDWRVPIDKLLEPNQHVGKATLSVAEIRINEERVGELVAELVANQGELALQASGDLLGGSVEVQTVANVLATDRWSDVMSRLGQSTFRFEHLSITPLVDLSVGRRVGLTGDASGHVVVDFDLQPKAQSNLQAKVFVELSRVHYRSRLLSRKLSLNGRLEKGVFVVQPLLGDYANGSLRLDGRVDLFDRDEAFYPRADLRLVASRIQMDRGLWFLGNKAERIQGRVSTKVTIAGHQESVRIRGSLHGRELVAYDLPIGVARGALTASANLKSWRWDVSIPSVRSSVGGGQLDGELHLSSGRRGGFDMTSRWKTRRVDVFRLTHPFGRSSSLASGEITGEMSLGGKSVRSVDDLAGRFDFQLGRTRSAAIPGLIAASQFLGPVSLAGQTFDVGEAKGLIGQGVVVIDEFWLGSDNALVRADGKLYLRSGRLDMIALIATGDYRDIAANLGQLAQKYALRSLLPASAIFSVTELFRDRTVVLAVLGTTQNPIVRLRPVETFREEAARFLLREGQRLVLAGTSLSVLNGLDGGS, encoded by the coding sequence ATGGCGTCACAGAGAAGCCTTTCTGCTCAAACGCCAGTGGCGGCGGCTCCCCAGCTCGTTCAGAAGGCCGACGCAAAAACCGGGCGTTATTGGACGACCCGATGGGAGTTTGAAAACGTCGACATCGACAAACTCGCCGGACGGCTCAAATCCATCGGCATTGATCTTGGGCTCCAACTGCGCGGAACCGCGACCGTCAAACTGGACGTGGGGATTCCGCTGACGTCGCTTAGGGACGGCGCCGCCTATCGTTTTGATGGCACGCTGACCAGTCCGGGACTGGTGATCGATGATGTCGAACTGAAGGACTTCGAAACTTCGGTCTCCTATCGCAACGGGTTGGCAACGCTCACACGGCTGAAGTCGTCGGTCGTCGCCCCTGATCGCAAATCGAGCGGAACGGTCCAAGGCGGTGGCAGTCTGCAATTGGTCCCGCGCGGAGATGCGACAGCCGATCTGAAGATCAACAACATCGCGCTCTCCCCGATCAGTGACCTGATCGCCAAATTCCTCCCTTCGCAAAACGATTTGTTGCCGGACGCAGGAAGGCTGTCGGGTGACATTCGTTTTCGCGCGCCGATCGACCGCATCAGCGAGATGGAGTCGTACGAACTTGCAGGGAAGGTCAATGGACAAGGATTGAAGCTCGCCAGTCTGCCGCCTGCCGATGTAAAAATCGACAACCTCACGATGGAGGACGGACGCCTGAAGTTCAGTGGATTCGATCTGATCGCTTCGTCATCGAACGTCGGACAATCCGACATTCGACTGATCGGTCGGGGTGACGTGCCGCTCGGTGGTGAAGGAGCGTTTTCGTTCGAACTCGCCGGCGATGATCTACCGCTCGGCGCGATCGCTCGACTTTCGAGTCGATCCACCCAACGGACAACCCCAGCGGTGGTCGATGGAAAACTCGACTTTCGCGTCCGTGGCGCCGGTGTCCTCGCCCCTGAAATGGAAGCGTCGACTTGGAAGATCGATGGTTCCGTCGCATCGCCGTCGTTGCAAGTCGCAGGTGTCGACCTGGGCGTTCTGGAACACACCCTCCGATTCACGCCCAATCAATTCGATGTGCTGCCACGACGCGATGAAGCGACATTGCCGCCTTCGTTCACGTTGGTGAAGATACGATCGAAGTATTCGATCACCAGCGAATCGCTGACGCTCCAGTCGCTATCGGCGACAGCCTTCGGTGGACAGATTTCGGGAACCGCCACACTGCCGCGTCAGGGCCAAGGTGACTTGGTTGCCGTCTTGTCATTCGCCGACATCCGTCCCAACGTCCGAATTCCAGTCTTCGGCAAGGTTTCTCCGATCGCTACAGCCACCATCGCGGGAAACATCGACTGGCGTGTTCCGATCGACAAGCTATTGGAACCGAATCAGCACGTGGGCAAGGCAACGCTGTCTGTCGCAGAGATCAGGATCAACGAGGAACGGGTCGGCGAACTGGTCGCAGAACTTGTCGCCAATCAAGGCGAACTAGCGTTGCAAGCGAGCGGCGATCTGTTGGGTGGGTCGGTCGAGGTTCAAACCGTCGCCAACGTGCTGGCGACCGATCGTTGGTCTGATGTGATGTCCCGACTCGGCCAATCGACATTTCGTTTCGAACACCTTTCGATCACCCCTTTGGTCGATCTGTCGGTCGGTCGTCGTGTCGGGCTGACGGGTGACGCGAGCGGCCACGTCGTTGTCGATTTCGACTTGCAACCCAAGGCCCAATCGAACCTCCAGGCGAAGGTGTTCGTTGAGTTGTCACGCGTCCATTATCGCTCGCGTCTTCTTTCGCGAAAGCTGAGTCTCAACGGCCGACTCGAAAAGGGTGTTTTTGTGGTCCAACCGCTCTTAGGCGACTATGCGAATGGATCGCTGCGGCTCGATGGTCGAGTCGACTTGTTTGATCGTGACGAAGCATTTTACCCACGTGCCGACCTTCGTTTGGTTGCATCGAGAATCCAGATGGATCGCGGACTGTGGTTTCTGGGTAACAAGGCCGAGCGAATCCAGGGACGCGTCTCGACCAAAGTAACCATTGCCGGGCATCAAGAATCGGTTCGAATACGAGGGAGTCTCCATGGACGCGAGTTGGTGGCATACGACTTGCCGATCGGCGTGGCACGCGGTGCCCTCACGGCGTCCGCCAACTTGAAATCATGGCGTTGGGATGTGAGCATCCCGTCGGTTCGATCAAGTGTCGGTGGCGGACAGCTTGACGGCGAACTGCACCTGTCGTCCGGTCGTCGTGGCGGCTTTGACATGACGAGCCGGTGGAAAACGCGGCGAGTCGACGTGTTTCGATTGACGCATCCGTTCGGGCGCTCCAGTTCGCTCGCAAGTGGAGAGATCACGGGCGAAATGTCACTCGGGGGCAAGTCGGTTCGTTCGGTGGACGACCTTGCCGGTCGATTCGATTTCCAGTTGGGGCGAACGCGTAGTGCCGCGATTCCTGGCCTGATCGCGGCATCGCAGTTCCTCGGCCCCGTCTCACTCGCGGGTCAGACCTTTGATGTGGGAGAAGCGAAAGGATTGATCGGTCAGGGGGTAGTCGTGATCGACGAATTCTGGCTGGGTTCGGACAACGCGTTGGTGCGAGCGGACGGAAAACTCTATCTCCGCAGCGGTCGTCTGGACATGATCGCACTGATCGCAACCGGCGACTATCGTGACATCGCCGCAAACCTTGGCCAATTGGCACAGAAGTATGCTCTGCGTTCTCTGCTGCCCGCATCGGCCATCTTCAGCGTGACCGAACTGTTTCGCGATCGGACCGTAGTCCTCGCGGTGCTGGGGACAACTCAAAACCCGATCGTGCGTTTGCGACCCGTCGAAACGTTTCGTGAGGAAGCCGCTCGGTTCCTGCTTCGCGAAGGCCAACGGCTCGTCCTTGCGGGGACCTCGTTAAGCGTATTGAATGGATTGGACGGAGGTTCGTAA
- a CDS encoding alanine/glycine:cation symporter family protein — MYLNLFTLDSINEILWGPWTPYALLAAGVLFTVWTRFIQWTAVTHGVDVIRGRYDDPDDPGAISHFQALSAALSATVGLGNIGGVALAVGAGGPGALFWMWVVGVLGMALKSVEITLAMLYRKTEDPENPSGGAMWVVEQVLGSKGGIWRVIGRACGVFFCITLVIATFTNGNMFQAWSVAELSERYFGVPKLFTGIAMALIVGLVIVGGIKRIGSVAATLVPMMCLLYLVSAFVVLAIHVTEIPSLLMTVVRCAFQPTEAVGAFVGGTAGWGFIQGMKRAFFSNEAGLGSAPIAHAAAKTSEAAREGIVGGLGPFIDTLCICTLTGLVILCTSTWNREPIGECTRRLEIQKQVQPGEDGDITFSVVSAAEPADLPTDESGAWAVGDRFFIVGDAGDAIHRKTGSSRVKLFGEITEDQEPSIRWEPLSVIPRDWDGVVGEITIGSAAVYRDHAGAELTAFAFDREFPGLGRWLVTFAAWLFAISSMISWSYYGEQGMIYLLGQKSVLPFKCVFLAGAIYAANWIENADEMVKFMDLGTGAMLWANIPIVLVLGHLAVRSLADYRKKLAEGRFKRHDGGQSLR, encoded by the coding sequence ATGTATCTGAACCTCTTCACCCTCGATTCGATCAACGAGATCTTATGGGGTCCTTGGACTCCGTATGCGCTGCTCGCCGCGGGGGTGCTGTTCACGGTGTGGACCCGCTTCATTCAGTGGACCGCGGTGACGCATGGTGTCGATGTGATTCGCGGTCGCTATGACGATCCGGATGACCCGGGTGCGATCAGTCACTTCCAAGCGCTCTCCGCTGCGCTGTCGGCAACTGTCGGCTTGGGAAACATCGGAGGCGTCGCGCTTGCGGTTGGTGCGGGCGGCCCCGGCGCGCTCTTTTGGATGTGGGTCGTCGGTGTTCTGGGCATGGCGTTGAAATCAGTCGAAATCACGCTCGCGATGCTGTACCGAAAGACGGAGGATCCGGAAAATCCATCCGGCGGCGCGATGTGGGTCGTCGAGCAAGTGCTCGGCAGCAAGGGAGGCATTTGGCGGGTCATCGGCCGAGCCTGCGGCGTGTTCTTTTGCATCACGCTTGTCATCGCGACGTTCACCAATGGGAATATGTTCCAGGCGTGGAGTGTCGCCGAATTGAGTGAGCGTTATTTCGGCGTCCCCAAGCTGTTCACCGGCATCGCCATGGCGCTGATCGTCGGCCTGGTCATCGTCGGCGGCATCAAACGGATCGGCAGCGTTGCCGCGACACTTGTCCCGATGATGTGCCTGCTGTACTTGGTCTCCGCGTTCGTCGTCTTGGCGATTCATGTCACTGAGATCCCGTCACTTCTGATGACCGTCGTACGATGCGCGTTCCAACCCACCGAGGCGGTCGGCGCGTTTGTTGGAGGCACCGCCGGTTGGGGATTCATTCAAGGGATGAAGCGGGCGTTCTTCTCCAACGAGGCGGGACTGGGATCCGCGCCGATCGCCCACGCAGCGGCAAAGACCAGCGAAGCGGCGCGCGAAGGAATCGTCGGCGGGCTCGGACCGTTCATCGATACCCTTTGCATTTGCACGCTGACAGGTTTGGTGATCCTTTGCACGAGCACGTGGAATCGGGAGCCGATCGGGGAGTGTACGAGACGGCTGGAAATCCAAAAGCAGGTCCAACCCGGGGAAGACGGGGACATCACCTTTTCCGTTGTCTCGGCCGCGGAACCGGCGGATCTTCCGACGGACGAATCAGGTGCGTGGGCTGTCGGCGACCGCTTCTTCATCGTCGGCGATGCGGGCGACGCAATCCATCGCAAAACCGGAAGCTCTCGCGTCAAACTCTTTGGCGAAATCACCGAGGACCAAGAACCCTCCATCCGATGGGAGCCGCTTTCGGTCATTCCGCGCGATTGGGACGGTGTGGTCGGGGAGATCACGATCGGGTCAGCCGCCGTTTATCGCGACCACGCCGGTGCCGAACTCACGGCGTTTGCGTTCGACCGCGAATTCCCGGGGCTGGGGCGTTGGTTGGTGACGTTCGCAGCGTGGCTGTTCGCGATTTCTTCGATGATCTCTTGGAGCTACTACGGCGAGCAAGGGATGATCTACTTGCTGGGCCAGAAAAGTGTGCTGCCGTTCAAGTGCGTTTTCTTGGCGGGTGCGATCTACGCCGCAAATTGGATCGAGAACGCCGACGAAATGGTGAAGTTCATGGACCTGGGGACGGGCGCCATGCTCTGGGCCAACATCCCGATCGTGCTGGTCCTGGGGCACCTGGCCGTCCGATCGCTCGCAGACTATCGAAAGAAGCTCGCCGAGGGTCGCTTCAAACGTCACGATGGCGGCCAATCGTTGCGGTGA
- a CDS encoding DUF1501 domain-containing protein, which translates to MNRRHFLQQSATIAGSAVAGIGLQAAPAPVHIPKGRAEHVVFLWLGGGMSQIDTFDPKRRGNSKASPKVAGSEYETVDTIVPGVKFCEHLHRTAKLADRLTAMRTINHHLIDEHAFGTNFVHTGRQISGSTTYPSIGSIIGHVRGAANPDVPAYMLIGYPNVSRGPGFLGAKGGYVYLVDTESGPAGFTHPDDVTPARIQRRHELLEPLTGNVPRGSVIEQYKAAQAEAMRLAGPEFMRNFRLQDELADLRNAYGGEFGQRCLLARRLVQAGVRFIEVSHNLNFINGTGWDTHNEGQRNQHLLIQELDVALSALLTDLEQQGLLDKTLVALGTEFGRPASYDGRGGRGHQGSCFSLLLAGGGLNHQGAYGVTDELSKKVVENPVSVPDFHATIHAALGIDPALELFDGARPVPITDRGKPVKALFA; encoded by the coding sequence ATGAATCGACGACACTTTCTTCAACAATCCGCGACAATCGCCGGATCCGCCGTTGCCGGAATTGGGCTGCAGGCCGCACCGGCGCCGGTTCACATTCCCAAAGGCAGGGCGGAACACGTTGTGTTCCTCTGGCTGGGCGGAGGGATGTCACAGATCGACACGTTCGATCCCAAGCGACGAGGCAATTCCAAAGCGTCTCCCAAAGTCGCCGGATCGGAATACGAGACCGTTGATACGATCGTCCCCGGCGTAAAATTCTGCGAGCACCTGCATCGCACTGCAAAGCTCGCCGACCGGCTGACCGCGATGCGGACGATCAATCATCACCTGATCGACGAACACGCCTTCGGCACCAACTTTGTCCACACCGGGCGCCAGATCAGCGGCAGCACGACGTACCCGTCGATCGGTTCGATCATCGGGCACGTTCGAGGTGCCGCGAATCCCGATGTGCCCGCTTATATGCTGATCGGTTATCCCAACGTCAGTCGCGGCCCGGGATTTCTCGGCGCCAAGGGCGGATACGTTTATCTGGTCGATACCGAAAGTGGTCCGGCCGGATTCACGCACCCGGATGATGTCACGCCGGCACGGATCCAACGCCGCCATGAACTGCTGGAACCGCTGACGGGAAACGTCCCCCGAGGCTCCGTCATCGAGCAGTACAAGGCTGCTCAAGCCGAAGCGATGCGACTGGCGGGTCCCGAATTCATGCGGAACTTCCGACTGCAGGACGAACTCGCCGATCTCCGCAACGCCTATGGTGGCGAATTTGGCCAACGATGCCTGCTGGCTCGGCGTCTTGTTCAAGCCGGCGTGCGGTTCATCGAAGTCTCGCACAATCTCAATTTCATCAACGGCACGGGGTGGGACACGCACAACGAAGGTCAGCGAAACCAGCATCTGCTGATTCAGGAACTCGACGTCGCCCTGTCGGCACTGCTGACCGACCTGGAGCAACAGGGATTGCTCGACAAGACGCTCGTCGCGCTCGGTACGGAATTCGGACGTCCGGCCAGCTACGACGGTCGAGGCGGCCGCGGCCACCAGGGCAGTTGCTTCAGCCTGCTCCTCGCCGGCGGCGGGCTGAATCACCAAGGCGCCTATGGGGTGACCGACGAGCTGAGCAAAAAGGTCGTCGAAAACCCCGTATCCGTTCCCGACTTCCACGCCACCATTCATGCGGCGCTCGGCATCGACCCGGCTCTGGAACTGTTCGACGGAGCGCGACCGGTGCCGATTACCGATCGCGGCAAACCTGTCAAAGCTCTTTTTGCATAG
- a CDS encoding DUF1553 domain-containing protein: MNRAMSFTGHAGAIEVKDHRRGGFTNVRFGIGDTFGFETWVKIRSLGRGHVAYVVGKGRHVSHGETFPETNQNYAVRFQETGGGARFGFLFTSRHPETQEFAWHRWWSETTVPSTGWHHVALQYTFGNAESLQAWIDGKPVTGKWDLNGKTDLPPVQDADDLVIGTGYTRSANSSFNGWLDNLAIYRSGFDTNEIAQRYRYVPPPPAVTREMIPAGKVLVQISEQGVPESSGWPEEPRVTETYLEDVFGLFAVPHKYISTGVRADRHNPSHVRASAVVKLPQGKHRLLLRGRGLSRLFIDGKEILENGPRTLDSGGHTPLAAQDDYLDLGPDFRFAPPGNRDAWCEFESAGGEHFVILESMLGNIKGNSKQRPELGETVAAISLQGSESWSLLSPGKRQVAYNDAGWNAFAADRQAWLDQVNATAREKCRAGHSDYWNRRRMAASDWLAATEPVVVPELPDGFSANNEIDHFIASRIASVAREANQSKRSEVDYFKDIRPLLEERCYDCHQGQKAQGDLRLDDHASVLVGGESDGPAIVPGKADASALLDRITSQDEGIVMPPTGDPLSDDQIDRLTRWINDGAAWPQFDVVDFEPTPPADDLTFLRRVTLDTVGVPPSEAEINAFLNDDVRRPSDVVRVQGSMSSESDLASADRRARVIDRLLDDKRWADHWMGYWLDVLAENPNIINPTLNNTGPFRWWLYESLVDNKPADLFVTELIRMEGSERFGGPAGFGTASQNDLPMAAKGMIVSSAFLGVDMKCARCHDAPGHLSRQKDLMQLAALLKKDTIQLPKTSSVPQDQLHQRGRKPLIEVTLKPGAKINPAWPFERYCDESVADVLAENPDDSRDRLAALITAPQNERFAQVMVNRIWQRLMGRGLVANVSDWEKGEPSHPDLLRWLGRRFVESGYDVKAISRLILNSHAYQRATDPLLRETSPLYISPAPRRLTAEQIVDSVFHATGTPFDLEEVSLDIDSVREIKNALTLGKPRRSWMLASTSNERDRPSLGLPRVTAVASVLKAFGWRGARQDPRSERDTEPNILQPAIFGNGVMSVWLTRLSDRHGITQLVLEDQPVEQLVDRLFLRLLTRRPTAAERNRYVRFLSEGYDTRIIPEAERVTPTPVKRERVRYVSWSNHVDGPANTLAVQKEAAARRGEPATYALTNDWRLRMEDALWAILNAPEWIYSP, from the coding sequence ATGAACCGTGCCATGTCGTTCACCGGACACGCTGGCGCGATCGAGGTGAAAGATCATCGGCGGGGTGGATTCACCAACGTCCGGTTCGGCATCGGCGACACGTTCGGTTTCGAAACCTGGGTGAAAATACGGTCGTTGGGGCGGGGACATGTCGCCTATGTCGTCGGCAAGGGACGACACGTCAGTCATGGCGAAACGTTTCCCGAGACGAACCAGAATTATGCCGTCCGGTTTCAGGAAACCGGCGGCGGCGCCCGATTCGGGTTCCTCTTCACCAGCCGGCATCCCGAGACCCAGGAATTTGCGTGGCATCGGTGGTGGAGCGAAACGACCGTGCCTTCCACCGGCTGGCATCACGTGGCATTGCAGTACACGTTCGGCAATGCAGAGAGTCTGCAAGCTTGGATCGACGGAAAACCGGTCACGGGCAAATGGGATCTGAACGGCAAGACGGATCTTCCACCCGTTCAGGACGCCGACGACCTTGTCATCGGCACCGGATACACACGCAGCGCAAACTCGTCGTTCAACGGGTGGCTCGACAACCTGGCGATCTATCGCAGCGGCTTTGACACGAACGAAATCGCTCAGCGATACCGGTATGTGCCGCCGCCGCCGGCTGTCACACGCGAGATGATTCCTGCCGGAAAAGTGCTCGTGCAGATCAGCGAACAAGGTGTCCCCGAATCGAGTGGCTGGCCCGAAGAGCCGCGGGTCACCGAAACGTACCTGGAAGACGTGTTCGGCTTGTTCGCAGTCCCGCACAAGTACATCTCCACCGGCGTCCGGGCCGACCGTCACAATCCGTCGCACGTCCGGGCGTCGGCCGTCGTGAAATTGCCCCAAGGCAAACATCGTCTGCTGCTGCGTGGACGGGGATTATCACGGTTGTTCATCGACGGAAAAGAGATACTTGAGAACGGACCGCGAACACTCGACTCCGGTGGCCATACGCCGCTGGCTGCACAGGACGATTACCTCGATCTCGGTCCGGATTTCCGCTTCGCGCCGCCCGGAAACCGCGACGCCTGGTGCGAGTTTGAATCTGCCGGCGGCGAGCACTTCGTGATTCTCGAATCCATGCTCGGCAACATCAAAGGCAATTCAAAACAAAGGCCGGAACTCGGTGAAACCGTCGCCGCGATCTCACTGCAAGGCAGCGAATCGTGGTCGCTGCTTTCGCCTGGAAAACGTCAGGTGGCTTACAACGATGCCGGCTGGAACGCGTTTGCCGCCGATCGACAGGCGTGGCTCGACCAAGTCAACGCAACTGCCCGAGAGAAATGCCGCGCAGGTCACAGCGATTACTGGAACCGGCGTCGCATGGCCGCATCCGATTGGCTGGCCGCCACCGAACCGGTCGTCGTCCCGGAACTGCCCGACGGCTTTTCGGCGAACAATGAAATCGACCATTTCATCGCCTCTCGGATCGCCTCGGTTGCCCGCGAGGCAAACCAGAGCAAACGGTCCGAAGTGGACTACTTCAAAGACATCCGCCCGCTGCTGGAGGAGCGCTGCTACGATTGTCATCAAGGGCAGAAGGCTCAGGGCGATCTGCGCCTCGATGATCACGCGTCCGTGCTGGTCGGCGGCGAGTCTGACGGACCTGCCATCGTTCCCGGCAAAGCCGACGCCAGTGCGCTGCTCGATCGCATCACGTCACAAGACGAAGGCATCGTCATGCCGCCGACGGGCGATCCGTTGTCTGATGACCAGATTGATCGGTTGACACGGTGGATCAACGACGGCGCCGCGTGGCCCCAGTTCGATGTGGTCGATTTCGAACCGACTCCGCCAGCCGACGACCTTACCTTTCTTCGCCGGGTCACGCTCGACACCGTGGGCGTGCCCCCCAGCGAAGCTGAAATCAATGCCTTCCTGAATGACGACGTACGGCGGCCATCCGACGTCGTCCGTGTCCAGGGTTCGATGTCCTCGGAAAGCGATCTTGCCAGTGCGGACCGTCGCGCTCGTGTCATCGATCGGCTGCTCGACGACAAGCGATGGGCCGATCATTGGATGGGCTATTGGCTCGACGTGCTGGCCGAAAACCCGAATATCATCAACCCGACGCTTAACAACACCGGCCCGTTTCGCTGGTGGTTGTACGAATCACTGGTTGACAACAAACCCGCCGATCTGTTCGTCACCGAATTGATTCGGATGGAAGGCAGCGAACGGTTTGGTGGACCGGCGGGCTTCGGCACGGCGTCGCAGAACGATCTGCCGATGGCGGCCAAGGGAATGATTGTCAGCTCGGCGTTCCTCGGCGTCGACATGAAATGTGCCCGTTGCCATGATGCTCCCGGGCACCTCTCGCGGCAGAAAGACCTGATGCAGCTTGCGGCGTTGCTTAAAAAGGACACGATCCAGCTGCCCAAAACCAGCAGCGTCCCTCAGGATCAACTGCATCAACGCGGCCGCAAACCGCTGATTGAAGTGACGCTCAAACCCGGCGCCAAAATCAATCCGGCTTGGCCATTCGAGCGTTACTGTGACGAATCGGTTGCCGACGTTCTGGCCGAAAATCCAGACGACTCACGCGATCGGCTCGCGGCCCTGATCACGGCGCCGCAGAACGAGCGGTTTGCTCAGGTGATGGTCAACCGCATTTGGCAGCGTCTGATGGGACGGGGGCTCGTGGCAAATGTGTCGGATTGGGAAAAGGGCGAACCATCACATCCAGACCTGTTGCGCTGGCTGGGGCGTCGGTTCGTCGAATCGGGGTATGACGTCAAGGCGATCAGCCGGCTCATTCTGAACTCCCATGCCTACCAACGGGCCACCGATCCGCTGCTCAGGGAAACCAGTCCGCTGTACATCTCGCCGGCCCCGCGTCGTCTGACGGCCGAACAGATCGTCGACTCGGTCTTTCACGCGACAGGCACCCCCTTCGATCTGGAAGAAGTCAGTCTGGATATCGACAGCGTGCGGGAGATCAAAAACGCACTCACACTGGGCAAGCCCCGCCGATCTTGGATGCTGGCGTCCACGTCCAACGAACGCGATCGCCCCAGTTTGGGACTGCCCCGCGTCACCGCCGTGGCCAGCGTCCTGAAAGCCTTTGGCTGGCGCGGCGCCCGACAGGATCCGCGCAGCGAGCGTGATACGGAACCCAACATTTTGCAGCCGGCCATTTTCGGCAACGGTGTGATGAGTGTCTGGCTGACGCGACTGAGCGACCGTCACGGGATCACGCAACTGGTGCTGGAAGACCAACCGGTCGAGCAGCTTGTCGACCGCCTGTTCCTGCGTTTGTTGACACGGCGGCCGACGGCAGCCGAGCGGAACCGTTATGTCCGATTCCTGTCCGAGGGATATGACACTCGAATCATCCCCGAAGCGGAACGAGTCACACCGACGCCCGTCAAACGCGAACGGGTTCGCTATGTGAGTTGGTCCAACCACGTCGACGGCCCTGCCAACACGCTGGCCGTGCAGAAAGAAGCCGCCGCCCGTCGTGGCGAACCCGCAACCTACGCCTTGACCAACGACTGGCGTCTCCGCATGGAAGACGCGCTGTGGGCGATACTCAATGCGCCCGAATGGATCTATTCCCCGTAA